The following coding sequences are from one Mycolicibacterium aichiense window:
- a CDS encoding carbon-nitrogen hydrolase family protein produces MSALVVAAAQLPACGHDPEQNLAVVEAALTDAAAAGADLVVFPELATTPYFGGEPPGAYRDQAQSLPGPQSERIAERAAELGVAVVFPLFERDDGAHGSAPSFHNSAVVLDEQGVTVPCVDRTGQSHLVARKLHLPVGDHPAPGFDEPAHFTPGQWLGVHTVLGTRLGVLICYDRRFPECWRELRALHADLVAVPVAGSGGDSVDFFLAELRTHARENGLFAVVANKIGIEWVSGQPVDNYGESCIVGPDGELIAHRPGADGPGLVIAEIDLDVLAETRRTLRYFEHRRTDLFPAAEEIA; encoded by the coding sequence GTGAGTGCGCTCGTGGTTGCGGCAGCGCAACTCCCGGCGTGTGGCCACGACCCGGAGCAGAACCTGGCGGTCGTCGAGGCAGCGCTCACCGACGCGGCCGCGGCCGGTGCCGATCTCGTGGTGTTCCCAGAGCTGGCCACCACGCCGTACTTCGGCGGCGAACCGCCCGGTGCCTACCGCGACCAGGCGCAGTCGCTGCCCGGCCCGCAGTCCGAGCGAATCGCCGAGCGTGCGGCCGAACTCGGTGTGGCGGTGGTATTCCCGCTCTTCGAGCGCGACGACGGCGCCCACGGTAGCGCCCCCAGTTTCCATAACTCAGCGGTGGTCCTCGACGAGCAAGGTGTCACGGTCCCGTGTGTCGACCGCACCGGACAGTCCCACCTGGTCGCCCGCAAGCTGCATCTGCCTGTCGGCGACCACCCGGCGCCCGGCTTCGACGAGCCCGCGCACTTCACCCCCGGACAGTGGCTCGGGGTACACACAGTGCTGGGCACGCGGCTTGGGGTCCTGATCTGTTACGACCGGCGCTTCCCCGAGTGCTGGCGGGAGTTGAGGGCGCTCCATGCCGATCTCGTGGCAGTCCCGGTCGCCGGCAGTGGCGGTGACAGCGTCGACTTCTTCCTGGCCGAGCTGCGCACCCACGCCCGCGAGAACGGTCTGTTCGCCGTGGTGGCCAACAAGATCGGCATCGAATGGGTGAGCGGCCAGCCGGTCGACAATTACGGCGAGTCCTGCATCGTCGGGCCCGACGGCGAACTGATCGCACACCGTCCCGGCGCCGACGGCCCAGGATTGGTGATCGCCGAGATCGATCTTGACGTCCTGGCCGAAACACGGCGCACGCTGCGCTATTTCGAACATCGCCGCACCGACCTTTTCCCCGCTGCCGAGGAGATCGCATGA
- a CDS encoding acyl dehydratase, with translation MTLTSGAAASHQAIVGDRLRLSLDAGLAYAVVGSTTELAHPALVCDVAIGQSTLATQRVKANLFYRGLTFYRYPVIGDTIFTRTEVVGLRQNSAKPGRAPTGLAALRMTTIDQVGRLVLDFYRCAMLPMSPGAPDTGHADDLSLIGAELPAPPQPTADWNAVAFRERVPGPHFYPDMAGSVLRGTGDVVSSAPELTRLTLNVAATHHDSRVGGRRLVYGGHTIGLALAQAGQLLPNLATVLGWASCDHTGPVHEGDTLYSDLHIEAADPLPDDRGGVLTLRSVVYAVADEGDDRQVLDWRFTALHF, from the coding sequence ATGACGCTGACCTCCGGTGCCGCCGCCAGCCATCAGGCCATCGTCGGAGACCGGCTGCGGTTGTCCCTGGACGCCGGGCTGGCATACGCCGTGGTGGGCAGCACCACTGAGCTGGCCCATCCGGCGCTGGTGTGCGACGTCGCGATCGGCCAGAGCACGCTGGCCACCCAGCGGGTCAAGGCCAACCTGTTCTACCGGGGGCTGACGTTCTACCGCTATCCGGTCATCGGCGACACGATCTTCACCCGAACCGAGGTGGTCGGGCTGCGGCAGAACAGCGCCAAGCCCGGGCGGGCGCCGACGGGGCTGGCGGCGCTGCGAATGACCACGATCGATCAGGTCGGCCGGCTGGTCCTCGATTTCTACCGCTGCGCGATGCTCCCGATGAGCCCGGGCGCGCCGGACACCGGGCACGCCGACGACCTGTCGCTGATCGGCGCCGAGCTGCCCGCGCCGCCGCAGCCGACAGCCGACTGGAACGCGGTGGCGTTCCGCGAGCGGGTTCCCGGCCCGCACTTCTACCCCGACATGGCCGGCTCGGTTCTGCGCGGCACCGGCGACGTGGTGAGCTCCGCGCCCGAGTTGACCCGACTGACACTGAATGTCGCTGCTACCCATCACGATTCGCGGGTTGGTGGCCGGCGCCTGGTGTACGGCGGGCACACGATCGGTTTGGCGCTGGCCCAAGCCGGTCAGCTGCTGCCGAATCTCGCGACGGTGCTGGGGTGGGCGTCGTGTGACCACACCGGTCCAGTGCACGAGGGTGACACGCTCTACAGCGACCTGCACATCGAGGCGGCCGATCCGCTGCCCGACGATCGCGGTGGGGTGCTCACTCTGCGCTCGGTGGTCTATGCCGTCGCCGACGAGGGAGACGACCGGCAGGTGCTGGACTGGCGCTTCACCGCCCTGCATTTCTGA
- a CDS encoding CoA transferase produces the protein MNVTGADWAGSGMAWLTGPSDGPPDHSRSAVLTRADRVAAELTDLLGVQVDAATSLTGRAALLGLHRRGRVSAGGASHLMRTRDGWWALTLSRADDIEAVPALVEADSVPEDPWPVIAQWCADRRSDEVLDRATLLDLPAARLGETAPAAPTMRADGRRAAPRSPEGLLVADLSSMWAGPLCGQLLAAAGATVVKVESPSRLDGTRSGDLAFYNWMNQRKLSYTVDFERDDRLRALLAAADVVIEGSRPGVLARRGVSPEAVPGPDGRVWLRITGHGPRSQRTAFGDDAAVAGGLVGTSASGPVFCADAVADPLTGLEAALALARSLRRGGGETIDVAMAGVAATYAALPTDPSLSAIPAVPPRPPRRLTAAAPPGADNATVDAIVAQRNTVPC, from the coding sequence GTGAACGTCACCGGCGCCGACTGGGCCGGCAGTGGCATGGCCTGGCTGACCGGCCCATCCGACGGCCCGCCCGACCACTCCCGGTCGGCGGTGCTGACCCGCGCCGACCGCGTCGCCGCCGAGCTCACTGATCTGCTGGGCGTCCAGGTCGACGCCGCCACCAGCCTGACGGGACGGGCCGCTCTGCTCGGCCTGCACCGGCGCGGGCGTGTCTCGGCCGGCGGGGCCAGCCACCTGATGCGCACCCGCGACGGCTGGTGGGCGCTGACGCTGTCCCGCGCCGACGATATCGAGGCTGTCCCGGCGCTCGTCGAAGCCGACTCGGTGCCCGAGGATCCCTGGCCGGTGATCGCGCAGTGGTGTGCCGATCGTCGCAGCGACGAAGTCCTGGACCGGGCCACGTTGTTGGACCTGCCCGCCGCGCGCCTGGGCGAGACGGCGCCGGCAGCACCCACGATGCGAGCGGATGGCCGCCGGGCTGCGCCCCGCTCCCCGGAGGGACTTCTGGTCGCCGACCTGTCGTCGATGTGGGCCGGACCGCTGTGCGGTCAGCTCCTGGCGGCGGCGGGGGCCACTGTCGTGAAGGTGGAAAGCCCGAGCCGCCTCGATGGCACCCGCTCGGGAGACCTCGCGTTCTACAACTGGATGAACCAGCGGAAGCTCTCGTACACAGTCGATTTCGAGCGCGACGACCGGCTGCGCGCATTGCTGGCGGCCGCCGACGTGGTCATCGAGGGGTCCAGGCCCGGTGTGCTCGCGCGGCGGGGAGTGAGTCCGGAGGCCGTACCCGGCCCGGATGGCCGGGTGTGGTTACGCATCACCGGCCACGGGCCGCGATCACAACGCACCGCGTTCGGCGACGACGCGGCCGTCGCGGGTGGGCTGGTCGGCACCAGCGCGAGCGGCCCGGTGTTCTGCGCCGACGCCGTCGCCGATCCCCTGACCGGGCTGGAAGCCGCACTGGCCCTGGCCCGTTCGCTACGCCGCGGTGGCGGTGAGACCATCGACGTGGCGATGGCCGGCGTCGCGGCCACGTACGCGGCCTTGCCCACCGACCCGTCGCTGTCGGCGATCCCGGCAGTGCCCCCGCGACCACCCCGGCGCCTCACCGCAGCGGCGCCACCGGGTGCCGACAACGCCACCGTCGACGCCATTGTCGCCCAACGAAATACGGTCCCATGCTGA
- a CDS encoding ABC transporter ATP-binding protein — protein MTPAAVGGKQATGAVHCRAVSKVFGDNGSEVLAVDSVNLDVAPGEFVVILGPSGCGKSTLLSMIAGLEPTTSGEIVADDAPVVGPGPDRCMIFQQSSLYPWMSVVDNVCFGLKLRGMPKADRREIARDLLHTMGLGDFADAHPDGLSGGMRQRAAIARALAMQPRVVLMDEPFAALDVQTRAKLQNYVASLREESGASVLFVTHSIDEAVALADRIVVFTARPGRIKAMVEVDMQRPRDPRSPEYHALHDQLVDLLADEVDRAFAQQERARR, from the coding sequence ATGACACCCGCCGCAGTCGGAGGAAAGCAGGCTACCGGGGCGGTGCATTGCCGTGCCGTCAGTAAGGTGTTCGGCGACAACGGATCCGAAGTGCTCGCCGTCGACTCCGTCAACCTCGACGTCGCCCCTGGCGAGTTCGTCGTCATCCTCGGCCCCAGCGGCTGTGGGAAGAGCACGCTCCTATCGATGATCGCCGGCCTGGAACCGACTACTTCCGGTGAGATCGTGGCGGACGACGCCCCGGTCGTCGGGCCCGGGCCTGACCGCTGCATGATCTTCCAGCAGTCCTCGCTCTATCCGTGGATGTCAGTCGTCGACAATGTCTGCTTCGGGCTGAAGCTGCGCGGTATGCCGAAGGCCGATCGACGAGAGATCGCACGGGATCTGTTGCACACCATGGGATTGGGTGACTTCGCCGATGCGCATCCGGACGGCCTGTCCGGCGGAATGCGCCAGCGTGCCGCGATCGCCCGCGCGCTGGCGATGCAGCCCCGGGTGGTGCTGATGGATGAGCCCTTCGCAGCTCTGGACGTGCAGACGCGCGCAAAGTTGCAGAACTACGTGGCCTCGCTGCGTGAGGAGAGCGGCGCCTCGGTCCTGTTTGTCACTCACAGCATCGACGAGGCGGTGGCGCTGGCGGACCGCATCGTGGTGTTCACCGCGCGCCCCGGCCGCATCAAGGCGATGGTGGAGGTGGACATGCAGCGCCCTCGCGATCCGCGGTCGCCGGAGTACCACGCCCTGCACGATCAGCTCGTCGATCTGCTGGCCGATGAGGTCGACCGCGCCTTCGCCCAGCAGGAAAGGGCGCGTAGGTGA
- a CDS encoding amidohydrolase family protein — MSTLFRNALVVAMDDAHRSKPFRSDVLVVDDRISAVAPDLPVLESAEVIDCTHRLLMPGLVNAHVHSWEALFKGRYDNLPLELWMLLSYPVLGLEPMSERLIYLRTLLVGMESLRNGATCLLDDVIESPTQSLTALEAVFRGYEDIGIRANCSGNIVNRLYIDTIPFVDEMVPAGLLAEARAVAPRTTEDYLQFSKEALTRFDGRAGRLRYVVAPSGPQRCTAELFVAANELSREHDTTFHVHVLETKMQAVTGREFYGSTLVEYLDSLGVLTDRATLAHGIWLTDGDIERLGAVGASVAHNPISNLKLGSGIAPWRALLDAGVNIGLGSDGLSSNDSARMFDVVKSAALLHKVTQPDFDAWPTADEVLWAATRGGARSARLTDDVGAIAPGRKADLVMLDLNSLNFTPVNDIAQHLVYVENGDSITEVWVNGEVVVRDGRCLNIDEDAVLAEVRELGGEYLARYADIERRNRELMPHFRAIYQRCCREELGINRFSDDERAWVGTL; from the coding sequence ATGAGCACCCTGTTCCGCAACGCCCTCGTGGTCGCGATGGACGACGCCCACCGCAGCAAGCCCTTCCGCTCCGACGTGCTGGTGGTAGACGACCGGATCAGCGCGGTGGCGCCGGATCTGCCCGTGCTCGAGAGCGCGGAGGTGATCGACTGCACCCACCGGCTGCTGATGCCCGGACTGGTCAACGCCCATGTGCATTCGTGGGAGGCGCTGTTCAAGGGCCGCTACGACAATCTGCCGCTGGAATTGTGGATGTTGTTGTCCTATCCGGTCCTTGGCCTGGAGCCGATGTCGGAGCGGTTGATCTACCTGCGAACCCTGCTGGTTGGCATGGAGTCACTGCGCAACGGCGCCACCTGCCTGCTCGACGACGTCATCGAGTCGCCCACGCAGAGTCTGACCGCCCTGGAGGCCGTCTTCCGGGGGTACGAGGACATCGGGATCCGGGCCAACTGCTCGGGCAACATCGTCAACCGGCTCTACATCGACACGATCCCGTTCGTCGACGAGATGGTGCCGGCCGGGCTGCTCGCCGAGGCCCGCGCGGTCGCGCCGCGGACCACCGAGGACTACTTGCAGTTCAGCAAGGAGGCGCTGACGCGGTTCGACGGCCGCGCGGGCCGGCTTCGCTATGTGGTCGCCCCGAGCGGCCCCCAGCGGTGCACCGCCGAGTTGTTCGTCGCGGCCAACGAATTGTCGCGCGAGCACGACACGACCTTCCATGTGCACGTCCTGGAAACCAAGATGCAGGCCGTGACCGGCCGCGAGTTCTACGGGTCGACCCTCGTCGAGTACCTGGACTCGCTCGGTGTGCTGACCGACCGGGCCACTCTCGCGCACGGAATCTGGCTCACCGACGGTGACATCGAACGCCTCGGCGCAGTCGGCGCGTCGGTGGCGCACAACCCGATCTCGAATCTGAAGCTGGGTTCGGGTATTGCGCCGTGGCGGGCGCTGCTCGATGCCGGGGTCAACATCGGATTGGGCTCGGACGGGTTGTCCAGCAACGACTCTGCGCGGATGTTCGACGTCGTCAAATCGGCCGCCCTGTTGCACAAGGTGACGCAACCCGATTTCGATGCCTGGCCCACTGCCGATGAAGTGCTATGGGCGGCGACCCGCGGCGGCGCCCGGTCGGCCCGGCTGACCGACGACGTCGGCGCCATCGCTCCCGGCCGCAAGGCCGACCTGGTGATGCTGGACCTCAACTCGCTCAACTTCACCCCCGTCAACGACATCGCGCAGCATCTGGTCTACGTGGAGAACGGTGACTCGATCACCGAGGTGTGGGTCAACGGCGAGGTGGTCGTGCGCGACGGGCGCTGCCTGAACATCGACGAGGACGCGGTACTGGCCGAGGTGCGGGAACTCGGCGGGGAGTACCTGGCCCGTTACGCCGATATCGAGCGGCGCAACCGTGAGCTGATGCCGCACTTCCGCGCGATATACCAGCGGTGCTGCCGAGAGGAATTGGGAATCAACAGGTTCAGCGACGACGAACGGGCATGGGTGGGGACGCTATGA
- a CDS encoding ABC transporter substrate-binding protein, with the protein MSETLVLTHGCSLSNLPLFVAVGEGLFADQGLRVEAPYFDDITSTAELLATGVADLGTAGFTQPLIDSGRTDPPVLVAGSGLMGVFVLTREMLPDAAALAGAPVGTFRTDPMEVLLHDVLNAAGLAMSDVEIRYFDVLNHAIEAFEAGELAALTLAEPYAGRVCAAGAHVLSDGTDVWGDPFPDTTLVASSRFLRERPDQVRAAIRAMLRAHDLILTDLPAALRHARDYFPGYSLDELADAVGRQPSRIDIRDLTATVYGRWDSLRSLDLVSQDAEMPLHAVNLDLLNAELTAVPAAKEIAR; encoded by the coding sequence ATGAGCGAGACCCTGGTCCTCACCCACGGGTGCTCCCTGTCGAACCTTCCGTTATTCGTCGCCGTCGGCGAAGGCCTCTTCGCCGACCAGGGTCTGCGCGTAGAGGCGCCGTACTTCGACGACATCACGTCCACCGCAGAGCTTCTCGCCACAGGTGTCGCCGACCTCGGCACTGCGGGCTTCACCCAGCCGCTGATCGACTCAGGGCGGACCGACCCCCCCGTACTGGTCGCAGGCAGTGGGTTGATGGGAGTTTTCGTCCTTACCCGGGAGATGTTGCCTGACGCCGCTGCGCTGGCCGGCGCGCCCGTCGGGACCTTCCGCACGGATCCGATGGAGGTGTTGCTCCACGATGTTCTGAATGCCGCCGGACTGGCCATGAGCGACGTCGAGATCCGCTATTTCGACGTGCTCAACCACGCTATCGAGGCGTTCGAGGCCGGTGAACTGGCCGCGCTGACCCTGGCCGAACCGTACGCGGGCCGGGTGTGCGCCGCCGGTGCACACGTGCTCAGCGATGGCACCGACGTGTGGGGAGACCCGTTCCCCGACACCACCCTGGTGGCGTCGAGCCGATTCCTTCGAGAACGTCCCGACCAGGTGCGGGCTGCCATCCGCGCGATGCTACGCGCCCACGACCTGATCCTCACCGACCTTCCTGCGGCCCTGCGTCACGCGCGCGACTACTTCCCCGGGTACTCCCTCGACGAACTCGCGGACGCCGTCGGACGCCAGCCCTCGAGGATCGATATCCGTGACCTCACCGCCACCGTCTACGGGAGATGGGACAGCCTGCGGTCCTTGGACCTGGTGTCACAGGACGCCGAAATGCCGCTTCATGCGGTCAATCTCGACCTGCTCAACGCCGAGCTCACCGCCGTACCAGCAGCCAAGGAGATCGCCCGATGA
- a CDS encoding acyl-CoA dehydrogenase family protein, protein MSTALNDEEALLVETVRAFVDRDVKPSVREVEHANTYPEAWIEQMKQIGIYGLAISEQYGGNPVSMPCYVEVTQELARGWMSLAGAMGGHTVVAKLLEIFGTEEQKQTYLPRMATGEVRATMALTEPGGGSDLQNMACIARADGDDLVINGAKTWISNARRSGLIALLCKTDPQATPRHKGISVVLVESPTAGLTISRDLPKLGYKGVESCELAFDDCRVPASAILGGAPGRGFSQMMKGLETGRIQVASRALGVATAALEDALAYAQDRESFGQPIWKHQAIGNYLADMATKLTAARQLTRYAAERYDSGERCDMEAGMAKLFASEAAMEIALNAVRIHGGYGYSTEYDVERYFRDAPLMIVGEGTNEIQRNVIAGQLVARGGI, encoded by the coding sequence GTGAGCACTGCACTCAACGACGAAGAGGCCCTGCTGGTGGAGACGGTGCGGGCGTTCGTCGACCGCGACGTCAAACCTTCGGTCCGCGAGGTCGAGCACGCCAACACCTACCCCGAGGCGTGGATCGAGCAGATGAAGCAGATCGGGATCTACGGCCTGGCGATCAGCGAGCAGTACGGCGGCAACCCGGTGTCGATGCCCTGCTACGTCGAGGTCACCCAGGAACTCGCCCGCGGCTGGATGAGCCTGGCCGGCGCCATGGGCGGGCACACGGTGGTGGCCAAGCTGCTGGAGATCTTCGGCACCGAGGAGCAGAAGCAGACCTACCTACCGAGGATGGCCACCGGCGAGGTGCGCGCGACGATGGCGCTGACCGAGCCTGGCGGCGGTTCGGATCTGCAGAACATGGCGTGCATCGCCCGCGCCGACGGCGACGACCTGGTGATCAACGGAGCCAAGACGTGGATCTCCAACGCCCGCCGGTCAGGTCTGATCGCACTGTTGTGCAAGACCGATCCGCAGGCCACGCCGCGCCACAAGGGCATCTCGGTGGTGCTCGTCGAGTCACCCACGGCCGGGCTCACGATCTCACGAGACCTGCCCAAGCTCGGCTACAAAGGGGTGGAGTCCTGCGAGCTGGCCTTCGACGACTGCCGGGTGCCGGCCTCGGCGATCCTGGGTGGTGCGCCCGGGCGCGGATTCAGCCAGATGATGAAAGGCCTTGAGACCGGCCGCATTCAGGTTGCCTCGCGTGCCCTCGGTGTGGCGACCGCAGCCTTGGAGGACGCGCTGGCCTACGCCCAGGATCGCGAGAGCTTCGGCCAGCCGATCTGGAAGCACCAGGCGATAGGCAACTACCTGGCCGATATGGCCACCAAGCTGACCGCCGCCCGCCAGCTCACCCGCTACGCCGCCGAACGCTACGACAGCGGGGAGCGGTGCGATATGGAGGCCGGGATGGCGAAACTATTCGCCTCCGAGGCGGCGATGGAGATCGCGCTGAACGCGGTCCGCATCCACGGCGGCTACGGCTATTCCACCGAATACGACGTCGAACGGTACTTCCGGGACGCGCCGCTGATGATCGTCGGTGAGGGCACCAACGAGATCCAGCGCAATGTGATCGCGGGCCAACTGGTCGCGAGAGGCGGCATCTGA
- a CDS encoding ABC transporter permease: protein MTAITHFDLPAQRTAPATQRRSRSRYRRLGTAAAWWLASVALFAGLWELAWLMGWAPELLLPPPHIFLQHFSSQARFFDTSTIGADQTPPVVAVATTVLATVLRVLAGLTLGFVASLITGVLISQFLIVRGLVLPTITLLAPISPIAWLPVAIFLFGIGNPPAIFMVFIGVYFVMTLATIGLINEVPATYINVARTMGASRRQILFQVVLPAILPGLLQSLRLNLFAAWMVVLLAEAVGVGSGLGQVVMLARNTFNSSLVFFTMTVIGVSGYLLDIAFRQLQNRLLWWQPAGGGARR, encoded by the coding sequence ATGACCGCCATCACCCACTTCGACCTACCCGCCCAGCGCACGGCGCCCGCTACGCAACGACGTTCGCGCAGCAGGTACCGCCGACTCGGCACAGCCGCGGCGTGGTGGCTGGCGTCGGTTGCCCTGTTCGCCGGTCTCTGGGAACTGGCCTGGCTGATGGGGTGGGCGCCCGAGTTGCTGCTGCCGCCGCCGCATATCTTCTTGCAGCACTTCAGCAGCCAGGCCCGGTTCTTCGACACTTCGACGATCGGCGCCGACCAGACGCCCCCGGTGGTCGCGGTCGCGACCACGGTGCTCGCGACAGTGCTGCGGGTACTTGCCGGATTAACCCTCGGCTTCGTCGCCAGCCTCATCACCGGGGTACTCATCAGCCAGTTCCTGATCGTGCGCGGACTGGTACTGCCCACGATCACGCTGCTGGCGCCGATCTCGCCGATTGCTTGGCTGCCCGTGGCGATCTTCCTGTTCGGTATCGGTAACCCGCCGGCGATATTCATGGTGTTCATCGGTGTGTATTTCGTCATGACCCTGGCCACCATCGGCTTGATCAACGAGGTTCCTGCGACGTACATCAACGTGGCGCGCACGATGGGCGCCTCGCGGCGCCAAATCTTGTTCCAGGTCGTTCTGCCCGCCATCCTGCCCGGCCTGCTGCAGAGTCTGCGGCTGAACCTGTTTGCCGCGTGGATGGTGGTCCTGCTGGCCGAGGCCGTCGGCGTCGGCAGCGGACTCGGCCAGGTGGTCATGCTCGCCCGCAACACATTCAACTCGAGTCTGGTGTTCTTCACGATGACCGTCATCGGCGTCTCCGGTTACCTGCTCGACATCGCCTTCCGCCAACTGCAGAACCGATTGCTGTGGTGGCAGCCAGCCGGTGGAGGTGCCCGTCGATGA
- a CDS encoding amidohydrolase family protein: MLIQRAHLLDGRMVDIRLGAAIGEVADSLTPRRGEDALDAAGGTVIPGLHDHHVHLRAAAAALDSVQVGPALVHSRAEFAAVLANAPVGEDGWIRAVGYHESAAGTLDRRLLDELTPAVPVRIQHRSGVLWYLNSAGLSAVGLPDHPDGRLRSYDNWSDAVARRDTSLATVSRRLLGYGVTGVTDATPNLGADDIITLTEEQRHGGLHQHVHWLAPGKRILHDDSLDLDELAGWIAAQHRENRAVAMHCVTAGQLVVTLAALRAAGTHPDDRIEHAAVVPDDSLADLADSGVLVVTQPNFVAERGDQYLIDVEAADQPALWRLASLQHAGVRVALSTDLPFGDADPWASMRAAVHRTTKTGVVLNPAECVSATTALTLFTGHAERPDVPRTVEPGQPGDLCVLSAAPAEVLDALDAELVTATVIGGRAH; this comes from the coding sequence ATGCTGATCCAGCGAGCCCACCTCTTGGACGGGCGAATGGTCGACATCAGGCTGGGCGCCGCGATCGGCGAGGTCGCCGACTCGCTGACCCCACGCCGTGGCGAGGACGCCCTCGACGCCGCGGGCGGCACGGTCATCCCGGGCCTGCATGATCACCATGTACACCTGCGGGCCGCAGCGGCGGCGCTGGACTCCGTGCAGGTCGGCCCCGCGCTGGTCCACAGCCGCGCGGAATTCGCCGCCGTGCTCGCGAACGCGCCGGTCGGCGAGGACGGCTGGATCCGGGCCGTCGGCTACCACGAATCCGCCGCGGGGACACTGGACCGCCGGCTGCTCGACGAGCTCACTCCTGCTGTGCCGGTGCGCATTCAACATCGCAGCGGCGTGCTGTGGTACCTCAACTCCGCCGGCCTGTCGGCAGTGGGATTGCCCGACCATCCCGACGGCAGGCTACGCAGCTACGACAACTGGTCGGATGCGGTCGCGCGCCGCGACACATCGCTGGCCACGGTCAGCAGGCGGCTCCTCGGCTATGGCGTCACCGGTGTCACCGATGCCACCCCGAACCTCGGGGCCGATGACATCATCACCCTGACCGAGGAGCAGCGGCACGGCGGGTTGCATCAGCATGTGCACTGGCTGGCGCCGGGAAAGCGCATCCTGCATGACGATTCGCTCGATCTCGACGAACTCGCCGGGTGGATCGCCGCGCAGCACCGTGAGAACAGAGCTGTCGCGATGCACTGTGTGACGGCAGGCCAGCTGGTGGTGACCCTGGCCGCGCTGCGGGCGGCGGGCACCCACCCCGACGACCGGATCGAGCATGCCGCGGTGGTACCCGACGACTCGCTCGCCGACCTGGCCGACAGTGGCGTGCTGGTGGTGACCCAGCCGAACTTCGTCGCCGAGCGTGGTGACCAGTACCTGATCGATGTAGAAGCCGCTGACCAGCCCGCACTGTGGCGGCTGGCATCACTGCAACACGCGGGTGTGCGGGTGGCATTGTCGACCGACCTGCCCTTCGGCGACGCCGACCCGTGGGCGTCCATGCGCGCCGCGGTACACCGCACCACCAAGACCGGTGTGGTGCTGAACCCGGCCGAATGCGTGTCGGCCACAACGGCACTGACCTTGTTCACCGGGCATGCCGAGCGTCCCGACGTGCCCAGGACCGTCGAACCGGGCCAGCCCGGTGACCTGTGTGTGCTGAGCGCAGCGCCCGCCGAGGTGCTCGACGCCCTCGACGCCGAACTCGTGACCGCCACCGTCATCGGCGGCCGCGCCCACTAG
- a CDS encoding ABC transporter substrate-binding protein, giving the protein MRDTFTAPLNRRKFFRNAAIAGTAVAVPAWLLSGCSGAGSAGTAPAPNAAGLTTLKATHGTGLCNLGIFLTKERKLSETDGAAIDFVVTPTNADIVTLFGAGQVDMSLIPYTQFLTLYDAGAPVRIVAGGGVEGCSIVAQPGITSAADLKGKTLGTFQADTLEMLPYDYLKKAGLSFKDINVRYFGTSPELAQAFISGSIDSMSHIEPYVTQALNARGGSVLLSDGKDVYGPGYTDCVLAVRNPLLTENPKAVKAVIKGLFEAQQQAETDRRAAVSQVVGSYFKTSLDDALAASTKQPNVVDQRNKTQFMLERAVGMKDLGYLKKLPDEKIADWSLLEEVINENQSLYNSLKLKTA; this is encoded by the coding sequence ATGAGAGATACGTTCACCGCACCCCTCAACCGCCGTAAGTTCTTCCGCAACGCCGCGATCGCAGGCACCGCGGTCGCCGTGCCGGCCTGGCTGCTCAGCGGCTGCTCGGGTGCAGGCAGCGCGGGCACCGCACCCGCGCCCAACGCTGCCGGCCTCACCACGCTGAAGGCGACCCACGGCACCGGCCTGTGCAACCTCGGCATCTTCCTGACCAAGGAGCGCAAGCTCAGCGAAACCGACGGTGCTGCTATCGATTTCGTTGTCACACCCACCAATGCCGACATCGTCACGCTGTTTGGAGCCGGCCAGGTCGACATGTCGCTGATCCCGTACACCCAGTTCCTGACCCTTTACGACGCCGGCGCACCGGTGAGGATCGTCGCCGGCGGCGGTGTCGAGGGCTGTTCGATCGTGGCGCAACCGGGTATCACCTCGGCTGCGGACCTGAAGGGCAAGACGCTGGGCACGTTCCAGGCCGACACCCTCGAGATGCTGCCGTACGACTACCTGAAGAAGGCCGGCCTGTCGTTCAAGGACATCAACGTCCGCTACTTCGGCACTTCACCTGAACTCGCGCAGGCGTTCATCAGCGGTTCCATCGACAGCATGAGTCATATCGAGCCCTACGTCACCCAGGCGCTCAACGCCCGCGGCGGTTCGGTGCTGCTCTCCGACGGCAAGGACGTCTACGGCCCCGGCTACACCGATTGCGTTCTGGCCGTGCGTAATCCGTTGTTGACGGAGAACCCGAAGGCGGTTAAGGCGGTGATCAAGGGCCTGTTCGAGGCGCAGCAGCAGGCTGAGACCGATCGCAGGGCCGCCGTCTCACAGGTCGTGGGCAGTTACTTCAAAACCAGCCTGGACGACGCCCTGGCCGCCTCCACCAAGCAACCCAACGTCGTCGACCAACGCAACAAGACCCAGTTCATGCTCGAGCGTGCCGTCGGTATGAAAGACCTTGGCTACCTGAAGAAGCTGCCCGACGAGAAGATCGCCGACTGGTCGCTGCTCGAGGAAGTCATCAATGAGAACCAGAGCCTGTACAACTCGCTGAAGTTGAAGACCGCATGA